A part of Paenibacillus donghaensis genomic DNA contains:
- a CDS encoding SDR family NAD(P)-dependent oxidoreductase gives MLTIDFTGKTLVVTGGLTGIGRGIADLFLQAGANVVVGDIACTEPQRTVHERLVHIRIDVTSAADAAALIEGAVQAFGRIDFLVNNSGTSTMDYAVDIKEADWDKVMDINAKGVYLVSQAGARQLLRQGGGGRIINIASQAGKNGYRCMGNYVASKHAVLGFTKVMALELAKEQILVNAVCPGIVETDMKRRERVEGASLRGMLPEDILAEDQSQVPLGRTAEPEDVANVVLFLASPFSSYMTGQAINVTGGMSMN, from the coding sequence ATGCTGACCATTGATTTCACCGGCAAGACGCTGGTCGTTACCGGCGGACTGACCGGAATCGGCCGCGGCATCGCCGATCTGTTCCTGCAGGCGGGTGCCAACGTCGTCGTGGGTGATATCGCCTGCACAGAGCCGCAGCGGACCGTGCATGAGCGGCTGGTGCATATCCGCATCGATGTCACTTCGGCTGCGGATGCGGCGGCTCTGATCGAGGGAGCGGTCCAGGCCTTCGGCCGGATCGACTTCCTGGTCAACAACAGCGGAACCTCGACGATGGATTATGCCGTGGACATTAAGGAAGCCGACTGGGATAAGGTGATGGATATCAACGCCAAAGGCGTCTATCTCGTTTCCCAGGCCGGAGCGCGGCAGCTGCTGCGCCAGGGCGGCGGCGGGCGGATCATCAACATCGCCTCGCAGGCCGGCAAGAACGGCTACCGCTGCATGGGCAACTACGTGGCCTCCAAGCATGCTGTGCTGGGCTTCACCAAGGTGATGGCGCTGGAGCTGGCTAAGGAGCAGATCCTGGTCAACGCCGTCTGCCCGGGGATTGTCGAGACCGACATGAAGCGGCGTGAGCGTGTCGAAGGGGCAAGCCTGCGCGGCATGCTGCCGGAGGATATTCTCGCAGAAGACCAGTCACAGGTGCCGCTTGGCCGGACAGCCGAGCCGGAGGATGTCGCTAATGTAGTGCTTTTTCTGGCCAGCCCATTCTCTTCCTACATGACCGGCCAGGCCATCAACGTAACCGGCGGTATGAGCATGAACTAG
- a CDS encoding S-ribosylhomocysteine lyase, protein MAKVESFQLDHTKVKAPYVRIAGTEKNEKGSTIQKYDLRFLQPNEDALPTAAVHTLEHLLATYLRDELTGIIDISPMGCRTGFYLIIWDEHDPADVAAALTTVLQKVLETVHVPAVSALECGNYKDHSLFSAQEYARIVLEAGISDDPFRA, encoded by the coding sequence ATGGCAAAAGTCGAAAGTTTCCAATTGGATCACACGAAAGTTAAAGCACCTTATGTACGCATAGCGGGTACCGAAAAGAACGAAAAAGGAAGCACCATCCAGAAATATGATCTGCGTTTCCTGCAGCCCAACGAGGATGCCTTGCCGACTGCGGCTGTCCACACTCTGGAGCATCTGCTGGCTACCTACCTGCGCGATGAGCTGACCGGTATTATTGATATTTCTCCAATGGGCTGCCGTACAGGCTTCTATCTGATTATCTGGGACGAGCATGATCCTGCCGATGTGGCAGCCGCGCTTACTACTGTTCTTCAGAAAGTGCTTGAAACCGTACATGTGCCTGCAGTCTCCGCACTCGAATGCGGCAACTACAAGGATCACTCCTTGTTCAGCGCTCAGGAATATGCCCGCATTGTACTGGAAGCCGGCATCAGCGACGACCCTTTCCGGGCGTAA
- a CDS encoding MetQ/NlpA family ABC transporter substrate-binding protein encodes MNKKWLHSTLIIAAVALFTVGCGNNKEASGAGGNAGADQKTLHISFNPGPYSDQFKQGVAPYLEKKGYEITYKEFTDGIQPNVAVTNGDIDANVFQHSLYLQSINEREKIDLVGVVQVPTPPMGLYSKKHTSLDEISDGAQVNVPNEPVNMLRALNVLKDVGWITLKEDIDPLQTSLSDIVTNPHNIKFIAVDPAQGPRALEDVDYAAIQGNFAVSNKIPLTSALQLENMTDPFTNIVAVDSKNKDAQFVKDIIEGYHSAEFKEYIKSNPIYEGYRLPDYF; translated from the coding sequence ATGAACAAAAAATGGCTTCATTCTACGCTGATTATCGCTGCGGTTGCTTTATTTACAGTAGGTTGCGGGAACAACAAAGAAGCTTCAGGCGCTGGCGGCAATGCCGGAGCGGACCAGAAAACACTGCATATCAGCTTCAATCCCGGCCCCTACAGCGACCAGTTCAAACAAGGCGTAGCTCCCTATCTGGAGAAAAAAGGGTATGAAATCACATATAAAGAATTCACGGACGGCATCCAGCCAAATGTGGCCGTAACCAATGGAGATATTGACGCCAACGTCTTCCAGCATTCACTCTATCTGCAGTCTATCAATGAAAGGGAGAAGATTGACCTGGTGGGAGTCGTGCAGGTGCCAACCCCGCCGATGGGTCTCTATTCCAAAAAACACACCAGTCTCGACGAGATCAGCGACGGTGCCCAGGTGAACGTGCCGAATGAGCCAGTTAATATGCTTCGTGCGCTGAATGTGCTGAAGGATGTAGGCTGGATAACGCTGAAGGAAGACATTGACCCGCTGCAGACCTCGCTGAGCGACATTGTGACCAACCCGCACAATATCAAATTTATCGCGGTTGACCCGGCCCAGGGGCCGCGTGCACTGGAAGATGTGGATTATGCCGCCATTCAGGGCAACTTCGCAGTGTCGAACAAGATTCCGCTGACTTCCGCGCTCCAATTGGAGAATATGACCGATCCCTTCACCAATATTGTAGCGGTGGACAGCAAGAACAAGGATGCGCAATTTGTCAAAGACATCATTGAGGGTTATCACTCTGCCGAGTTCAAGGAGTACATCAAGTCCAATCCAATTTATGAAGGCTACAGGCTGCCGGACTATTTTTAA
- a CDS encoding aminotransferase class I/II-fold pyridoxal phosphate-dependent enzyme, whose translation MDFKPSTAVSELPGNYFNAMKEKIALYRSRGTDIIDLASGNPDQPTPEPIIAALKEAIDQPENQGYPPFYGKKSTLEAVAAFYKREYGVELDPETEVAIFNGSGIGLVGIPQSLLNPGDVLLTTDPSYPAYKVAASLAQASVYTMSLHEELDFLPDYEQVPAEIAARVRLLVLNYPNNPTGTLADSGFWERTLAFAAKHGIPVLNDFAYGAFGFDGHQPVSLLQTPGAKEYGVETYTLSKTYNMAGWRFGFAVGNASIIAALKHYHTQAYSTIFGAVQDAAAAALLGPQDAVKRLGALYERRRNVLVDGLHQLGWRVTAPQGSFFAWFRVPEGYTAESFASRLLEEAHVAVAQGEGFGSEGRYYVRVSLVNSEERLKEALERIAATDILSIATHPAGGGTA comes from the coding sequence ATGGATTTCAAACCCTCCACTGCAGTCAGCGAGCTGCCCGGAAACTATTTCAACGCGATGAAAGAGAAGATTGCCCTGTACCGCAGCAGAGGAACGGATATTATCGATCTGGCCAGCGGCAACCCGGACCAACCGACACCGGAACCCATTATCGCAGCCCTTAAGGAAGCTATAGACCAACCGGAGAACCAGGGATACCCGCCATTTTACGGTAAAAAAAGTACACTCGAAGCGGTAGCCGCCTTCTATAAACGCGAATACGGCGTGGAGCTGGACCCCGAGACAGAGGTAGCCATCTTTAACGGCTCAGGCATCGGGCTGGTGGGCATCCCCCAGAGCCTGCTGAATCCCGGAGATGTGCTGCTGACGACTGACCCTTCATATCCCGCCTACAAGGTGGCAGCTTCCCTAGCCCAAGCATCGGTTTATACGATGTCGCTGCATGAGGAGCTGGATTTCCTGCCTGATTACGAGCAGGTGCCGGCTGAGATTGCAGCACGCGTCAGGCTGCTGGTGCTCAACTACCCCAATAATCCAACAGGAACCCTGGCGGACAGCGGCTTCTGGGAGCGGACGCTTGCTTTTGCGGCCAAACATGGCATCCCTGTGCTGAATGATTTTGCCTATGGCGCGTTTGGGTTCGACGGGCATCAGCCGGTAAGTCTGCTGCAGACGCCGGGTGCCAAGGAATATGGTGTAGAAACCTATACCTTGTCCAAAACCTACAATATGGCCGGCTGGCGGTTTGGCTTCGCGGTGGGCAATGCCTCAATCATTGCGGCGCTGAAGCATTATCATACCCAGGCATACAGCACGATCTTCGGAGCGGTTCAGGATGCGGCGGCAGCCGCCCTGCTCGGTCCGCAGGATGCGGTCAAGCGCCTGGGGGCACTGTATGAACGCCGCCGCAACGTGCTGGTTGACGGCCTGCACCAGCTGGGCTGGAGGGTCACTGCACCGCAGGGGTCTTTTTTCGCCTGGTTCAGAGTGCCGGAAGGGTATACAGCGGAATCGTTCGCCAGCCGTCTGCTGGAGGAAGCGCATGTGGCGGTAGCCCAAGGCGAAGGCTTCGGCAGCGAGGGACGTTATTACGTCAGAGTAAGCTTGGTGAACAGTGAGGAGAGGCTGAAGGAGGCGCTGGAACGGATTGCCGCAACAGACATCCTCAGCATCGCCACTCACCCAGCAGGGGGAGGAACGGCATGA
- a CDS encoding methionine ABC transporter ATP-binding protein: MIELRGISKTFERKGQSIEALRNVSLQVEKGDIYGVIGYSGAGKSTLIRLVNYLEKPSVGQVFVEGEPLDKYSPAELRNVKKKIGMIFQHFNLLESKTVFDNIAIPLVLLKRSKQEIAKRVTELLAFTGLSDKAKSYPKELSGGQKQRVGIARALASNPSILLCDEATSALDPQTTKSILELLKRINEEYNITIMIITHEMAVIQQICNKVAVMEKGEIIEKGDVLEVFGNPSHPTTKNFVQTVIHNSVPQSVLQTLKAESGRRLFKLKFVGSTASEPIINNLIRNYEINVNMLFANMTEIQNTTLGTMILQLSGDHGVIDQAAAYLLAQGVQIQEVEA; this comes from the coding sequence ATGATTGAGCTCAGAGGCATATCCAAAACCTTCGAACGCAAGGGACAATCCATAGAAGCGCTGCGCAATGTCAGCCTCCAGGTGGAAAAAGGTGATATATACGGCGTCATTGGATACAGCGGAGCAGGCAAGAGTACCTTGATCCGGCTGGTGAATTATCTGGAGAAGCCGTCTGTTGGCCAGGTATTTGTGGAGGGCGAGCCGCTTGATAAATACAGTCCGGCAGAGCTGCGCAATGTGAAAAAGAAGATCGGGATGATTTTTCAGCATTTCAATCTGCTGGAGTCCAAGACCGTATTCGATAATATTGCCATCCCGCTGGTACTGCTGAAGCGCAGTAAACAGGAGATTGCGAAGCGGGTAACAGAGCTGCTGGCCTTTACCGGATTAAGCGACAAAGCCAAAAGTTACCCCAAGGAGCTGTCCGGTGGGCAGAAGCAGCGGGTCGGCATTGCCCGGGCACTCGCTTCCAACCCTTCGATTCTGCTCTGTGATGAGGCGACCTCGGCGCTAGACCCGCAGACTACCAAGTCCATTCTGGAGCTGCTGAAGCGGATCAACGAGGAATACAACATCACAATTATGATTATCACGCATGAAATGGCCGTTATTCAGCAGATCTGCAACAAGGTAGCCGTGATGGAGAAGGGCGAAATTATCGAGAAAGGTGATGTGCTGGAGGTATTCGGCAATCCGAGCCATCCAACGACGAAGAATTTCGTGCAGACGGTTATTCATAACAGCGTTCCGCAGAGTGTGCTGCAGACGCTGAAGGCGGAGAGTGGAAGAAGGCTGTTCAAGCTTAAATTCGTAGGCAGTACAGCCTCCGAGCCGATTATCAATAATCTGATCCGCAATTATGAGATCAATGTGAACATGCTGTTTGCCAATATGACGGAAATACAGAACACGACGCTGGGCACAATGATTCTTCAATTGAGCGGGGATCACGGTGTGATTGATCAGGCAGCGGCATATTTGCTCGCCCAGGGTGTACAGATTCAGGAGGTGGAAGCATGA
- a CDS encoding methionine ABC transporter permease, whose translation MIDTTITSEQLFQALNETVVMVGMSLFFGALLGIPIGIILVITRPGGVLENRYVYAVLNPVINIVRSLPFIILLVAIIPFTRAIVHTSIGTSAAIVPLVVYIAPYIGRLVENSLLEVNPGILEAAEAMGATTFQVIWHFMLPEAFGSLILTMTTAMIGLVGATAMAGSVGGGGIGDLAINYGYQRFDTFVMIVTVVILIIFVQGIQSIGNRLARKARRD comes from the coding sequence ATGATCGATACAACGATTACTTCCGAGCAGCTGTTCCAGGCATTGAATGAGACCGTCGTAATGGTGGGGATGTCGCTGTTCTTTGGGGCGCTGCTGGGGATACCGATTGGAATTATCCTGGTTATTACCCGTCCGGGAGGGGTTCTGGAGAACCGCTATGTCTATGCCGTGCTGAATCCGGTAATCAACATTGTCCGGTCTTTGCCATTTATTATTCTGCTGGTAGCCATTATTCCCTTTACCCGGGCCATCGTGCATACCTCCATCGGCACCAGTGCGGCCATTGTGCCGCTCGTTGTCTATATCGCACCTTATATCGGACGTCTGGTGGAGAACTCGCTGCTGGAGGTCAACCCCGGCATACTGGAAGCGGCAGAAGCGATGGGGGCCACCACCTTTCAGGTCATCTGGCATTTTATGCTGCCTGAGGCCTTTGGCTCACTGATCCTGACGATGACGACGGCGATGATTGGTCTGGTGGGCGCGACGGCGATGGCCGGCTCGGTGGGAGGCGGCGGAATCGGCGACCTGGCGATCAATTATGGTTATCAGCGGTTTGATACGTTTGTAATGATCGTGACCGTGGTGATCCTGATTATTTTTGTGCAGGGCATTCAGTCCATCGGCAACCGGCTGGCGCGCAAGGCACGCCGTGACTAG
- a CDS encoding iron-containing alcohol dehydrogenase family protein, with protein sequence MTPSIIVRAAPQEYICRTGCWEELEQHLRRRGLRRVLIVHGSRSWSAAAPWLPVLRETEVFYHAYSGECTYEERDRIAGLLTQHGLQAVIGIGGGKITDLTKAAGALLKLPAILLPTLAATCAAWSSLSVMYDEAGRFRSMDVFPYSNALVLVDPRVIAQSPPDLLVAGIGDTLAKWYEADVIIRQLASLPVELELAWYAARKCRDTLLECSEAALSALQAGEMNDALLRIIETNIMVAGLVGGFGEDYGRTAGAHSIHDALTAIPEAHQQLHGHKVAYGVLVQLALEGQWAEITSLLPFYRKLGLPAGLKDMGLGFLGGDDLLRLAERAIVKEASIHRMPGEISAVKVAAAIEQLEKHLADYIHYSITQEAGIS encoded by the coding sequence ATGACGCCATCCATAATCGTCCGTGCGGCACCGCAGGAATATATCTGCCGTACCGGCTGCTGGGAGGAGCTGGAGCAGCATTTGCGCAGAAGAGGGCTGCGGCGTGTGCTGATTGTGCACGGCAGCCGTTCCTGGAGCGCCGCAGCCCCGTGGCTGCCGGTATTGCGCGAGACCGAGGTGTTCTACCACGCCTACAGCGGGGAGTGTACCTATGAGGAGCGCGACCGGATAGCCGGATTGCTGACTCAGCATGGGCTTCAGGCTGTTATAGGCATAGGCGGCGGCAAAATCACTGATCTGACCAAAGCTGCCGGTGCGCTGCTGAAGCTGCCGGCCATCCTGCTGCCTACGCTGGCCGCCACCTGCGCAGCCTGGTCCTCGCTGAGCGTGATGTATGATGAAGCGGGCAGATTCCGCAGCATGGATGTGTTTCCTTACAGCAATGCGCTCGTATTGGTGGACCCGCGTGTGATCGCCCAATCTCCGCCCGACCTGCTGGTTGCGGGAATCGGGGATACTCTGGCCAAGTGGTATGAGGCTGACGTGATCATCCGGCAGCTGGCTTCGCTGCCGGTAGAGCTGGAGCTGGCCTGGTACGCAGCCCGCAAATGCCGGGACACGCTGCTGGAATGCAGCGAAGCCGCGCTGTCCGCGCTGCAGGCAGGGGAGATGAACGATGCACTGCTGCGGATAATTGAGACGAACATTATGGTGGCCGGGCTGGTGGGCGGCTTCGGTGAGGATTACGGACGCACCGCAGGGGCGCATTCGATTCACGATGCCTTGACTGCGATTCCAGAAGCCCATCAACAGTTGCACGGTCATAAAGTAGCCTATGGTGTCTTGGTACAGCTAGCACTGGAAGGCCAGTGGGCCGAGATTACCTCACTGCTGCCGTTCTACCGTAAGCTGGGGCTGCCCGCCGGACTGAAGGATATGGGGCTTGGCTTCCTGGGCGGTGATGATCTGCTGAGGCTTGCGGAGCGTGCGATTGTGAAGGAAGCCTCCATTCATAGAATGCCTGGAGAGATCAGCGCGGTGAAGGTAGCAGCGGCGATTGAGCAGCTGGAGAAACATCTGGCAGATTACATACATTACTCTATCACACAGGAAGCAGGGATATCATGA
- a CDS encoding 5'-methylthioadenosine/adenosylhomocysteine nucleosidase has translation MSIAIIGAMEEEVAPIRSQLADVRVLQVAGATYWSGRWDGREVVLVRSGIGKVNAAMTTAVLLERFRVELIINTGAAGGLDPELAVGDVVMATEQVYSDVDATVFNYAYGQVPQMPQRYPVHPDGLALAQKLIDLKARQEKIVTGLITTEDSFIGRTELAEAIRKNFPDSKATDMEGAAIAQTAYQFGIPYAAFRSISDVCGSEAAGLFNSNLELAAANSAAAVRDFLSLYTI, from the coding sequence ATGAGCATTGCCATTATCGGAGCTATGGAAGAAGAGGTGGCGCCGATCCGCTCCCAGCTGGCGGATGTCCGCGTGCTGCAGGTGGCTGGCGCAACTTATTGGTCAGGCCGCTGGGACGGCAGAGAGGTGGTGCTGGTCCGCTCCGGGATCGGCAAGGTGAATGCGGCTATGACAACGGCGGTGCTGCTGGAACGATTCCGGGTGGAGCTGATTATCAACACCGGCGCTGCCGGCGGACTGGACCCGGAGCTTGCGGTTGGCGATGTAGTGATGGCTACAGAACAGGTCTACAGTGATGTGGATGCTACCGTCTTCAATTATGCCTATGGCCAGGTTCCGCAGATGCCGCAGCGTTATCCGGTGCATCCGGATGGGCTTGCCCTGGCACAGAAGCTGATCGATCTTAAGGCGCGTCAGGAGAAGATAGTTACTGGGCTGATCACGACGGAGGATTCCTTCATCGGGAGAACAGAGCTGGCTGAGGCGATCCGCAAGAATTTCCCGGACAGCAAGGCCACCGATATGGAAGGGGCAGCCATTGCCCAGACGGCCTATCAGTTCGGCATTCCTTATGCTGCCTTCCGCTCGATCTCGGATGTGTGCGGCAGCGAAGCAGCCGGATTATTTAACTCTAATCTCGAACTGGCTGCGGCCAACTCCGCAGCAGCCGTGCGGGATTTCCTGTCCCTTTATACGATTTAG
- a CDS encoding GNAT family N-acetyltransferase: protein MSNPILLDFPESFETERLLIRAPQAGDGAELNEAIRESRSELLPYMPFAKNLPTVEESEIFSREGRISYLKRSSLFLRIYDKHTGAFIGCSGLHQIDWEAGKFEIGYWVRTSCSGKGYITEAVNGIVDFAIRELAANRLEIRCNAANVRSAAVAERTGFKLDGILRKDRLENDGQLHDTKIYAKVRGDEF from the coding sequence ATGTCCAATCCGATTTTGCTTGATTTCCCCGAGAGCTTTGAAACCGAGAGATTGCTGATCCGTGCCCCGCAGGCTGGGGACGGGGCTGAATTAAACGAAGCTATCCGTGAGAGCCGGAGCGAGCTGCTGCCGTATATGCCTTTTGCCAAGAACCTGCCTACCGTGGAGGAATCCGAAATATTCTCGCGGGAAGGGCGGATCTCTTATCTGAAACGCAGCAGTCTGTTCCTGCGGATCTATGACAAGCATACAGGAGCTTTCATCGGCTGCAGCGGTCTGCATCAGATTGACTGGGAGGCCGGAAAGTTTGAGATCGGCTACTGGGTGCGCACCTCCTGCTCAGGCAAGGGTTACATCACAGAAGCGGTGAATGGGATTGTTGATTTTGCGATCCGCGAGCTTGCCGCTAACCGACTGGAAATCCGCTGCAATGCCGCCAATGTCCGGAGTGCTGCCGTGGCTGAACGCACGGGCTTCAAGCTGGACGGGATTCTGCGTAAGGACCGGCTGGAGAATGACGGCCAGCTGCATGATACGAAGATCTATGCCAAGGTACGTGGTGACGAATTCTAG
- a CDS encoding ABC transporter ATP-binding protein: MKQQGVFSRLSTYMLRHKLLYSVLGLTTLLSITLDLGIAWLLSAVTDKAVGMDVEGLKGLAIFGVFYLLVVGLNNYTDAYLKNKVSARIRNELRLDMMGHTLKLPQSYFDNNHSGDLLSRFTNDNQTVGEACGQVLIGLIRNPLLAMAAFVYLLYIHWLLALICLAMGPLIFLTGKIFGKAMRSNSEQLQQNMGRTTSFLHDILGSSMVFKSFSIERRLLKQYQGHSKSIISGELKRGRIEGATGAVSSLLGNATFLLAIVIAGSFVARGSLEVGGMLAFIQLMNYLVNPFSSLPGLIAAMQQSLGAAGRIFEVMDSKAEVEELPEPVTGSLEFQSLVLSDLSFGYPGADKLSLNKISLELHKGMNMAVVGPSGGGKSTLFKLLLGFYEPAAGRLLINGTDFQELSLGRLRSLFAYVPQESGLYTGSIRDNLSNGRPGASEQEMITALRQANAYEFVMELPEGLDTDIGEEGSRLSGGQRQRLSIARAILKDAPVLLLDEATAALDNESERLVQQSLSQLMGNRTTLVIAHRLSTVQNADLILVLDKGEIVERGNHEQLLAAQGRYHALYYSQLRQEADQEQGGLNLGKEAEAGGELRPETAGV, encoded by the coding sequence GTGAAACAGCAAGGGGTATTCTCCAGATTAAGTACATATATGCTTAGGCATAAGCTGCTCTATTCGGTGCTGGGGCTTACTACCCTGCTCAGCATCACTCTGGATTTGGGCATTGCCTGGCTGCTGTCGGCAGTGACAGACAAAGCAGTAGGGATGGATGTGGAAGGACTCAAAGGGTTGGCGATATTTGGTGTGTTCTATCTGCTGGTGGTTGGGCTCAACAATTATACGGATGCCTATCTGAAGAACAAGGTTTCGGCCAGAATCCGCAATGAGCTGCGGCTGGATATGATGGGACATACCTTGAAACTGCCGCAATCCTATTTCGACAATAATCATTCCGGCGACCTGCTGTCCCGCTTCACGAATGATAATCAGACGGTAGGAGAGGCCTGCGGTCAAGTGCTGATTGGCCTGATCCGCAATCCGTTGCTGGCAATGGCCGCCTTTGTTTATTTGCTATACATCCATTGGCTGCTGGCTCTGATCTGTCTGGCGATGGGACCGCTGATCTTCCTAACCGGCAAAATCTTCGGCAAAGCGATGCGGTCCAACAGCGAGCAGCTGCAGCAGAATATGGGCCGGACCACTTCCTTCCTGCACGATATTCTCGGCAGCAGCATGGTGTTCAAATCGTTCTCGATTGAGCGCAGGCTGCTGAAGCAATATCAAGGACACAGCAAGAGTATAATCAGCGGAGAACTGAAGCGCGGCCGGATCGAAGGGGCCACGGGAGCAGTGTCCTCCTTGCTAGGCAACGCCACCTTCCTGCTGGCGATTGTGATTGCCGGCTCCTTCGTCGCCAGGGGCTCGCTTGAGGTCGGGGGGATGCTGGCGTTTATCCAATTGATGAATTATCTCGTGAACCCTTTCTCTTCCCTGCCCGGTCTTATCGCTGCGATGCAGCAGTCCTTGGGGGCGGCAGGCCGGATCTTCGAGGTGATGGACAGCAAGGCTGAGGTGGAGGAGCTTCCAGAGCCGGTGACCGGCAGCCTGGAATTTCAGAGTCTGGTGCTGTCGGATCTGTCCTTCGGCTACCCTGGCGCAGACAAGCTGAGTCTGAACAAGATTAGCCTGGAGCTGCATAAGGGAATGAATATGGCGGTGGTCGGACCCAGCGGCGGCGGCAAATCCACGCTATTCAAGCTACTGCTGGGATTCTATGAACCGGCGGCGGGGCGTCTACTGATCAATGGAACGGATTTCCAGGAGCTGAGCCTGGGTCGTTTGCGTAGTCTGTTCGCTTACGTTCCACAGGAATCCGGTCTCTATACCGGCTCGATCCGCGACAATCTGAGCAACGGGAGACCGGGGGCTTCGGAGCAGGAGATGATCACGGCCTTGCGGCAGGCCAATGCCTATGAGTTCGTGATGGAGCTGCCGGAGGGCCTGGATACCGACATCGGCGAAGAGGGCTCGCGGCTCTCCGGCGGGCAGCGCCAGCGCCTGTCGATTGCCAGAGCCATCCTGAAGGATGCTCCCGTGCTGCTGCTCGATGAAGCGACGGCAGCGCTGGACAATGAGTCGGAACGCTTGGTGCAGCAGTCGCTCAGCCAGCTGATGGGGAACAGGACGACGCTGGTGATTGCCCATCGGCTATCCACGGTGCAGAATGCCGACCTGATTCTGGTGCTGGACAAGGGAGAGATCGTGGAACGTGGCAACCATGAGCAGCTGCTGGCCGCGCAAGGCCGCTATCATGCGCTCTATTATTCCCAGCTGCGGCAGGAGGCGGACCAAGAGCAGGGTGGCCTTAATCTGGGCAAGGAAGCAGAGGCCGGCGGGGAGCTGCGGCCTGAAACGGCAGGGGTGTAA
- a CDS encoding Cof-type HAD-IIB family hydrolase — protein MYKLIAIDIDDTLINDDKEVTPATQTALEQAVAAGVVVTLATGRAYASAQAIARQTGLNVPIITYQGALVKNLLDEKVLYERYVPQDAVRKLFDYCVEHDLHLQTYIDDKLYSREENQKLKDYATLNKTQYYIEPDWEKLVPRQTPKMLIIDEPDFLDELAPKLRLLLGDSVHITKSKPYFLEIMHHEGTKGLALEFLAGHFGCQLSETIAVGDSWNDHEMLEAAGLGIAMENAIPALKEIADFVTLSNNEDGVKFAIDKFILQTVGE, from the coding sequence ATGTACAAATTGATTGCTATTGATATCGACGATACCCTGATTAATGATGACAAGGAAGTGACCCCGGCGACGCAAACCGCGTTGGAGCAGGCCGTAGCTGCAGGAGTTGTGGTTACGCTGGCTACCGGACGTGCTTATGCTTCCGCCCAGGCGATTGCCCGCCAGACCGGACTGAACGTGCCGATTATCACGTACCAGGGCGCGCTGGTTAAGAACCTGCTCGATGAGAAGGTGCTCTATGAACGTTATGTGCCGCAGGACGCCGTGCGCAAGCTATTCGATTACTGCGTGGAGCATGACCTGCACCTGCAGACGTATATCGACGACAAGCTGTACTCCCGCGAAGAGAACCAGAAGCTGAAGGATTATGCCACCCTGAACAAGACTCAATATTATATCGAGCCAGATTGGGAAAAGCTGGTGCCGCGCCAGACGCCCAAAATGCTGATTATCGACGAGCCTGACTTTCTCGATGAGTTGGCCCCTAAACTGCGCCTGCTGCTGGGCGATTCCGTGCATATCACGAAATCGAAGCCGTATTTCTTAGAGATTATGCACCATGAGGGCACCAAGGGTCTTGCACTGGAATTCCTGGCCGGGCATTTCGGCTGCCAGCTGTCCGAGACGATCGCTGTCGGCGACTCCTGGAACGACCACGAGATGCTGGAAGCGGCCGGCCTTGGCATCGCGATGGAGAACGCCATCCCGGCGCTTAAGGAAATCGCCGATTTCGTCACACTCAGCAACAACGAAGACGGCGTGAAATTCGCCATCGACAAGTTTATTCTGCAGACCGTCGGAGAGTAA